TTGCCCGGCGCAATCTGCACCTGGACGTCGACCGGCACGGCCTCGATACCCTCAAACGCGACGGTGGCGACACGGGTGCCCATGCCTGTTCCCTCTGACCCCACTGACAAATCTAGCAAAGCCGGTGGCGCCAAACAAGAACGTAGAGCGAACGAAAAATGGCCTGTTAACTACGGCATGCGCCACAATGGTTAATCTAAGCTTTGATTAACCGCGACATGTTGATTGAAAGGCAGGTTTTTGTTCCGCGTAGAGTGCTGCCCTCATGAAGTTCCGCCGACCTTTTCCCTCGTCCGTCACGATCGCAAAGGGTGTGCTGGGGGCGCTGCTGGCCGGCATTCTGGTGGCCTGTTCCTCGGGCGGCGGCCTCTATGGCCCGATCCAGGGCGATAACCGCCCACATGCCGGGGTCGATCGCGCCCGCGCCATGCCGGTGCAGGGGATCGACGTGGCCCGCTATCAGGAGAACATCGATTTTCGCGCCGCCTTCCAGGCCGGCACGCATTTCGTCTTCATGAAGGCGACCGAGGGCAAGGATTACCTGGACCCCAATTTCCGCACCAACTGGGCGCGGGCGCGCGAGGCCGGCATGCCGCGCGGCGCCTATCACTTCATGGCCTGGTGTTCGCTGGCCTCCGAGCAGGCTGCCTGGTTCGTGGCCAATGTGCCCAATGATCCCGATGCCCTGCCGCCCGTGCTGGACCTCGAGTGGAATCACCTCTCGAGCTGCAAGAACAAGC
This sequence is a window from Devosia beringensis. Protein-coding genes within it:
- a CDS encoding glycoside hydrolase family 25 protein, producing MKFRRPFPSSVTIAKGVLGALLAGILVACSSGGGLYGPIQGDNRPHAGVDRARAMPVQGIDVARYQENIDFRAAFQAGTHFVFMKATEGKDYLDPNFRTNWARAREAGMPRGAYHFMAWCSLASEQAAWFVANVPNDPDALPPVLDLEWNHLSSCKNKPSRADALEKIRVMLDAMERHTGKLPIIYTDMTFHREVLENEYFPNAFWLRSTAAEPHERYSNRTWTFWQWTQTGVVRGVRGEVDRNAFYGNQNDWLTFLMTGCDPRAIATLAPTGRCLPSK